From the Hevea brasiliensis isolate MT/VB/25A 57/8 chromosome 15, ASM3005281v1, whole genome shotgun sequence genome, one window contains:
- the LOC110655325 gene encoding protein yippee-like At5g53940 — MGRIFVVELEGRSYRCKYCGTHLALPVDLVSRSFHCRRGKAYLFNNVVNIIIGALEDRAMLSGMHTVADIFCCCCGQIIGWKYEAAHEKSQKYKVGKFVLERGRIVDEMDLSTGVFVDTHSSMSDGEDV; from the exons ATGGGAAGGATATTTGTGGTGGAGTTAGAAGGCAGATCTTACAGATGCAAGTATTGTGGTACCCACTTGGCCCTTCCAGTTGATCTAGTCTCAAGG TCTTTCCATTGCCGCCGAGGAAAGGCATACCTCTTCAATAACGT GGTAAACATCATAATTGGAGCCTTAGAGGACAGAGCGATGCTTTCAGGAATGCATACTGTTGCAGATATATTTTGCTGCTGTTGTGGACAAATTATTGGCTGGAAATat GAGGCAGCACATGAAAAGAGTCAAAAGTATAAAGTAGGGAAGTTTGTTCTTGAAAG AGGGAGGATTGTCGATGAAATGGACTTGTCGACGGGAGTCTTTGTGGATACACATTCCAGTATGAGTGACGGAGAAGATGTTTAA